Proteins from one Myxococcales bacterium genomic window:
- a CDS encoding two-component sensor histidine kinase, whose amino-acid sequence MTLAQRLLVATLLLTVVTTVSLGFGVREAWRRTEEERFREQGALAFQRLEKQLGAAVRDLPELVEPLCKHDPMVDSALVGLKARDLDSRRLSLSLRVPELMKALRLDELVLVTSEGEVLGAGHADGLVGKRDKRLAERMQSGTRSARLRTTEPPLAVEAGCIVRDHDNKKLWVGLYAARHLDPMLQATAEAHGVRLSLSRPSSGADMVTAVSIPDLGGMQLFASQSRVPLARALQALDSTLIVIGGSTFGAALLVALLLSRGLARPIVKMAAQAREVVSGEPKPVKGEGGKELVELANAFNKAIADLTQLRKRLAATERIAARREIARRVAHEIKNPLAPIRAAVETLRRLRARDDPEFDEYFDEATRTVLEEVARISNIVSEFTRFARLPPPNPSPIELSEVVRKVVNLHASSGAAIELSLSPVPIINADADQMVQVLTNLIQNAIDAAKGRDEPRVVVELGPAGPDRVVLAVRDNGPGVPAELRERLFEPYVTTKPEGTGLGLAIVHRIVLEHGGEIFHADAAGGGAVFTVVLAVAGPTLLAEAPVPSSA is encoded by the coding sequence GTGACGCTCGCGCAACGCCTGCTCGTGGCGACGCTTCTGCTCACCGTGGTCACCACGGTGAGCTTGGGCTTTGGTGTGCGCGAGGCGTGGCGCCGCACCGAAGAGGAGCGATTTCGAGAGCAGGGGGCGCTTGCGTTCCAGCGCTTGGAGAAACAACTCGGAGCGGCGGTGCGTGATCTGCCGGAGTTGGTCGAACCGCTGTGCAAACACGACCCGATGGTCGACAGCGCGCTGGTCGGTCTCAAGGCGCGGGATCTCGACTCGCGTCGCCTGTCCTTGAGCCTGCGTGTACCGGAGCTGATGAAGGCGCTTCGGCTCGACGAGCTGGTGCTCGTCACGAGTGAAGGCGAGGTGCTGGGCGCCGGTCACGCCGATGGTCTGGTCGGCAAACGCGACAAACGTCTGGCCGAGCGCATGCAGAGCGGGACGCGTTCGGCGCGCCTGCGCACCACCGAACCTCCGCTCGCGGTCGAGGCGGGCTGCATCGTTCGCGATCACGACAACAAGAAACTCTGGGTTGGCCTCTACGCCGCGCGCCACCTCGACCCGATGCTGCAGGCGACCGCAGAGGCCCACGGCGTGCGCTTGTCGCTCTCGAGACCCAGCTCGGGGGCGGACATGGTGACGGCAGTGAGCATCCCCGATCTGGGCGGCATGCAGCTGTTCGCGAGCCAATCCCGCGTGCCGCTCGCGCGCGCGCTGCAGGCGCTCGATTCGACGCTGATCGTCATCGGCGGCAGCACGTTCGGCGCCGCCCTGCTCGTGGCGTTGCTGCTCTCGCGGGGGCTCGCTCGACCGATCGTGAAGATGGCTGCCCAGGCGCGCGAGGTCGTGAGTGGGGAGCCCAAGCCCGTGAAGGGTGAGGGCGGCAAGGAGCTGGTGGAGCTGGCCAACGCCTTCAACAAAGCCATCGCCGACTTGACTCAGCTTCGCAAGCGCCTGGCCGCGACCGAACGCATCGCTGCGCGCCGCGAGATCGCTCGTCGTGTCGCCCACGAGATCAAGAATCCGCTCGCGCCGATCCGCGCCGCGGTCGAGACCCTGCGCCGACTGCGCGCGCGCGACGACCCCGAGTTCGACGAGTACTTCGACGAGGCGACTCGGACAGTGCTCGAAGAGGTCGCTCGCATCAGCAACATCGTGTCGGAGTTCACGCGCTTCGCCCGACTCCCCCCGCCGAACCCCTCACCCATCGAGCTTTCCGAGGTCGTGCGCAAGGTCGTCAACTTGCACGCCAGCAGCGGTGCCGCCATCGAGCTCTCCCTCTCGCCGGTGCCGATCATCAACGCGGATGCGGATCAGATGGTGCAGGTGCTGACCAATCTGATCCAGAACGCCATCGACGCTGCGAAGGGCCGGGACGAACCGCGTGTTGTCGTCGAGCTCGGTCCCGCCGGACCGGACCGGGTGGTCTTGGCAGTGAGGGACAACGGCCCCGGTGTGCCGGCCGAGCTCCGGGAGCGCCTGTTCGAGCCCTATGTGACCACCAAACCGGAGGGCACCGGGCTCGGTCTCGCCATCGTGCACCGCATCGTGCTCGAACACGGTGGCGAAATATTCCATGCCGATGCAGCCGGGGGAGGAGCGGTATTCACCGTGGTTTTGGCCGTTGCCGGGCCCACCTTGCTGGCCGAAGCGCCAGTCCCCAGCTCGGCCTGA
- a CDS encoding glycoside hydrolase family 31 protein, producing the protein MLRTLGSSLLMAVALGLWGCNDEPLDQGPLLVSDRASVQIHLSPFRLELRDAEGRRVLETTTGTDSDGYAGPSATHDTPDFLAQSLPGWDGYRANEAPWQSVTRARVREADDKSALLELEGNGRRMTVRVALEGNRVRLRLEAGASAGDSAELNKTTLGFHSGTDEHFFGMGERFGSVNHRGQALYSWSEEGALGKGEKTAIGPENPWPNGPSMTYFPVPFFVSSRGYAAHVDTTFRSEVVFASERDDAWRVAVNADHFDLTLYINADPLASIDQYTADSGRPPIPTPWVFGPRRRVSPNVMVDGVLEWKLMRDQNVPCTGIDDAVHFLPALSHLGREQELSDWTKVLHAAGYKVMAYNNPYVASNHPNAAADYAFGKEHGYFVKRPDGEPTLTEFVSGKLLSVAAVDLTNPAAVAWYQGLLSRTLSLGYDGWMHDFGEYTPRDAVFFDGRRGDEVHDQYPVLSAKAAHDLLEKERPGDYLFFVRSGYSGTQAFVPAVWGGDAEATFDESQGLPSALRGGVNLSASGVPYWGSDMTGFKCLTDAPRDKDVFLRWVELGAVSPIMMEQNACSNPIGKKTKWSLWSDAETTSLYAKYARLHTRLFPYFQLLAQEAHKSGRPLTLHPFLVHPQSEGARAIDDAYYLGPALYTSPVVRRAQTQKKTWLPPGRYVHFEDYTLVVGDQSVTIAAPLGKLPLFLVENQLLPLLDPSIETLAPATSPGVVSLADVADRLDVVVVLGPGGHAETTLADGTKLEAYRLPNDVENPAGLSKVPDDEIASCAGCFVADKKGDVERLRLNGSLATGVDLSLNDVRVVASGGPERRVRWEVIRLAAE; encoded by the coding sequence ATGCTTCGAACGCTGGGTTCCTCGCTCCTGATGGCAGTTGCCCTCGGCCTGTGGGGCTGCAACGACGAGCCGCTCGATCAGGGCCCGCTCCTGGTTTCCGACCGCGCGAGCGTCCAGATCCACCTCTCTCCGTTCAGGCTCGAGCTTCGCGACGCAGAGGGTCGGCGCGTGCTCGAGACGACGACCGGCACCGACTCAGACGGTTACGCCGGTCCGAGCGCGACCCATGACACGCCGGACTTCCTGGCCCAGAGCCTGCCGGGCTGGGATGGTTATCGAGCCAACGAGGCCCCCTGGCAGAGTGTCACCCGCGCCCGCGTCCGCGAGGCTGATGACAAGTCCGCGCTGCTCGAGCTCGAGGGCAACGGTCGTCGCATGACCGTTCGCGTCGCGCTCGAAGGCAATCGTGTTCGATTGCGACTCGAGGCTGGTGCCAGCGCGGGGGACTCCGCGGAGCTGAACAAGACCACGCTCGGTTTTCACTCCGGGACGGACGAACACTTCTTCGGCATGGGGGAGCGCTTTGGCAGCGTCAATCACCGCGGCCAAGCGCTCTACAGCTGGTCCGAAGAAGGCGCCCTGGGCAAGGGCGAGAAGACCGCGATCGGACCCGAGAATCCCTGGCCGAACGGCCCGAGCATGACCTATTTCCCGGTGCCGTTCTTCGTGTCGAGCCGAGGCTACGCCGCTCATGTCGACACCACGTTCCGCAGCGAAGTCGTCTTTGCCTCCGAGCGAGACGACGCCTGGCGCGTGGCGGTGAACGCCGATCACTTCGACCTCACTTTGTACATCAACGCCGACCCACTCGCGAGCATCGACCAGTACACGGCGGATTCGGGTCGCCCCCCCATTCCGACGCCGTGGGTCTTCGGCCCGCGCCGGCGCGTGAGCCCAAACGTCATGGTCGACGGAGTGCTCGAGTGGAAGCTCATGCGCGATCAGAACGTGCCGTGCACGGGCATCGACGACGCCGTTCACTTCTTGCCGGCGCTCTCGCACCTGGGTCGGGAGCAGGAGCTCTCGGACTGGACGAAGGTGCTGCACGCGGCGGGCTACAAGGTCATGGCGTACAACAACCCGTACGTTGCTTCGAACCATCCGAACGCCGCCGCGGACTACGCCTTCGGCAAAGAGCATGGGTATTTCGTCAAGCGACCCGACGGCGAACCGACCCTCACTGAGTTCGTGTCCGGCAAGCTGCTATCGGTCGCTGCCGTCGACTTGACCAACCCCGCCGCTGTGGCCTGGTATCAAGGCCTGCTCAGCCGCACCCTCTCTCTCGGTTACGACGGTTGGATGCACGACTTCGGCGAGTACACGCCGCGCGACGCGGTGTTCTTCGACGGGCGGCGCGGCGACGAGGTCCACGACCAGTACCCGGTGCTATCAGCCAAAGCCGCGCACGACCTGCTCGAGAAGGAGCGGCCCGGCGACTACCTGTTCTTCGTGCGCTCCGGTTACAGCGGGACCCAGGCCTTCGTGCCGGCGGTGTGGGGCGGCGACGCCGAGGCGACCTTCGACGAGAGCCAAGGTCTGCCCTCGGCGCTGCGCGGCGGCGTCAACCTGTCGGCCAGCGGCGTTCCCTACTGGGGCAGTGACATGACCGGTTTCAAGTGCCTCACCGACGCACCGCGGGACAAGGACGTGTTCCTGCGCTGGGTCGAGCTCGGCGCGGTCTCGCCGATCATGATGGAGCAGAACGCCTGCTCGAACCCGATCGGGAAAAAAACCAAGTGGTCGCTCTGGAGCGACGCCGAGACGACCTCGCTCTACGCCAAGTATGCACGCCTGCACACGCGGCTGTTTCCGTACTTCCAGCTCCTGGCACAGGAGGCGCACAAGAGCGGGCGACCGCTGACGCTGCATCCATTCCTCGTGCACCCCCAGTCCGAAGGCGCGCGCGCAATCGACGATGCGTACTACCTGGGTCCCGCGCTCTACACCTCGCCCGTCGTGCGCCGCGCCCAGACCCAGAAGAAGACCTGGCTGCCGCCCGGACGCTACGTGCACTTCGAGGACTACACACTCGTGGTCGGCGACCAGAGCGTCACCATCGCCGCACCACTCGGCAAGCTCCCGTTGTTCTTGGTCGAGAATCAGCTCTTGCCGCTGCTGGACCCGAGCATCGAGACATTGGCCCCCGCCACGTCGCCGGGTGTCGTGAGCTTGGCGGACGTCGCCGATCGGCTCGATGTGGTGGTGGTGCTCGGGCCCGGCGGGCACGCGGAGACCACACTCGCCGATGGTACGAAGCTCGAGGCCTACCGTCTGCCGAACGACGTCGAGAATCCGGCGGGCCTGAGCAAGGTACCCGACGACGAGATCGCAAGCTGCGCGGGCTGCTTCGTTGCGGACAAGAAGGGTGACGTGGAGCGGCTGCGGCTCAATGGGAGCCTTGCGACCGGGGTGGACCTCAGCCTGAACGACGTGCGGGTCGTGGCCAGCGGCGGGCCCGAACGCCGGGTGCGCTGGGAAGTGATTCGGCTGGCCGCAGAATGA
- a CDS encoding carbonic anhydrase, with protein sequence MITRLLAGVRRFRTEIYPKHEELYRSLAHGQSPHTLMVTCSDSRLDPHLITQSLPGELFVLRNAGNIVPPHSATGNSEEATIEFALAKLDVRCIVVCGHSNCGAMGALVGQVDISDLHEVQEWLRHAKPVREEPWDPRLSAAERVRTAVQRNVLLQVEHLRTHPTVQERLDAGTLTLYGWVFDIETGDVLGYDAETETYQSLSERADPELAMRIDLAHTPRGSQTPSER encoded by the coding sequence GTGATCACCAGGTTGCTGGCGGGGGTTCGCCGGTTTCGGACCGAGATCTATCCGAAACACGAGGAGCTCTATCGCAGCCTCGCGCACGGCCAGTCGCCTCACACGCTGATGGTGACGTGCTCGGACTCGCGCCTCGATCCGCATCTCATCACCCAGAGTTTGCCTGGCGAGCTGTTCGTGCTGCGCAACGCTGGCAACATCGTCCCGCCCCACTCCGCCACGGGAAACAGTGAAGAAGCCACGATCGAGTTTGCCCTGGCGAAGCTGGACGTGCGCTGTATCGTCGTGTGCGGCCACAGCAACTGTGGCGCCATGGGCGCGCTAGTCGGTCAGGTCGACATCTCCGATCTGCATGAAGTGCAGGAATGGCTGAGGCACGCGAAACCGGTGCGAGAGGAGCCGTGGGATCCCAGGCTCTCGGCCGCGGAGCGAGTCCGGACCGCGGTGCAGCGCAACGTCCTGCTCCAGGTCGAGCACCTGCGCACCCACCCGACGGTGCAAGAACGCCTGGATGCCGGCACTCTCACCCTCTACGGTTGGGTCTTCGACATCGAGACGGGCGACGTGCTGGGCTACGACGCCGAGACCGAGACCTATCAGTCGCTTTCGGAGCGAGCCGACCCCGAGCTGGCGATGCGCATCGATCTCGCACACACGCCGCGGGGCAGTCAGACGCCGTCCGAGCGCTGA